One window of Cohnella hashimotonis genomic DNA carries:
- the gndA gene encoding NADP-dependent phosphogluconate dehydrogenase: MSKQQIGVVGLAVMGKNLALNIESKGFSVAVYNRSPEKTKELLEEAKGKNFVGAYSVEEFVQSLETPRKILIMVKAGKPTDDTIEQLVPYLDQGDILIDGGNAYFPDTQRRNKALQEKGFRFIGAGVSGGEEGALHGPAIMPGGQKDAYALVEPILTAISAKVNGDPCSTYIGADGAGHYVKMVHNGIEYGDMQLIGEAYHLLKDVLGLGAAELHEIFAEWNQGELDSYLIEITADIFSKTDPETGKPMVDVILDSAGQKGTGKWTSQSALDLGVPLSIITESVFARFLSAMKEERAIASRKLTGPEASSYDGDPKAFIEAVRQALFASKIASYAQGFAQMRAASDAYGWDLNYGGIAMIFRGGCIIRAGFLQNIKDAYDRNPELQNLLLDEYFGNVVRDYQGAWRKVVATAVTRGIPVPAFASALAYYDSYRTERLPANLLQAQRDYFGAHTFERLDREGSFHFQWIGGQQ; encoded by the coding sequence ATGAGCAAGCAGCAAATCGGCGTGGTCGGACTTGCGGTAATGGGCAAAAATCTCGCCCTGAACATCGAGAGCAAAGGCTTCTCTGTCGCGGTATACAACCGTTCGCCGGAGAAGACTAAGGAACTGCTGGAGGAGGCGAAGGGCAAAAACTTCGTCGGCGCGTACAGCGTCGAGGAGTTCGTCCAATCGCTGGAGACGCCGCGCAAGATTTTGATCATGGTAAAGGCCGGCAAGCCGACGGACGATACGATCGAGCAACTGGTACCGTATCTTGATCAAGGCGACATTTTGATCGACGGCGGCAATGCATATTTTCCGGATACGCAGCGCAGAAATAAAGCGTTGCAGGAAAAAGGCTTCCGCTTCATCGGCGCCGGCGTATCCGGCGGCGAGGAGGGCGCGCTGCACGGTCCCGCGATCATGCCGGGCGGGCAAAAGGACGCTTATGCGCTCGTCGAGCCGATCCTGACGGCGATCTCCGCCAAGGTGAACGGCGATCCCTGCTCGACGTATATCGGCGCGGACGGCGCCGGCCACTATGTCAAAATGGTGCATAACGGGATCGAGTACGGCGATATGCAGCTGATCGGCGAAGCGTACCACCTGCTGAAGGACGTACTCGGACTCGGCGCCGCCGAGCTGCACGAGATTTTCGCCGAGTGGAATCAAGGCGAACTGGACAGCTACCTGATCGAGATCACGGCCGATATCTTCTCCAAGACCGATCCGGAGACGGGCAAGCCGATGGTTGACGTCATCCTCGATTCGGCGGGGCAAAAGGGAACGGGCAAATGGACGAGCCAAAGCGCGCTCGATCTGGGCGTGCCGCTATCCATCATTACCGAATCCGTCTTCGCCCGCTTCCTGTCGGCGATGAAGGAGGAGCGCGCCATCGCCAGCCGCAAGCTGACCGGACCGGAAGCTTCGAGCTACGACGGCGACCCCAAAGCATTCATCGAAGCGGTACGCCAGGCGCTTTTCGCCAGCAAGATCGCTTCGTATGCCCAAGGCTTCGCGCAGATGCGCGCCGCTTCGGACGCTTACGGCTGGGATCTGAATTACGGCGGCATCGCCATGATCTTCAGAGGCGGCTGCATTATCCGCGCAGGCTTCCTGCAGAACATCAAGGACGCCTACGACCGCAATCCGGAGCTGCAAAACCTGCTGCTGGACGAATACTTCGGCAACGTCGTGCGCGATTATCAAGGCGCATGGCGCAAGGTCGTCGCTACGGCCGTTACGAGAGGCATCCCGGTACCGGCGTTCGCCTCGGCGCTCGCTTACTACGACAGCTACCGTACGGAGCGTCTGCCGGCCAACCTGCTTCAAGCGCAGCGCGATTACTTCGGCGCGCACACGTTCGAGAGACTCGACCGCGAAGGCAGCTTCCATTTCCAATGGATCGGCGGCCAGCAATAA
- a CDS encoding D-2-hydroxyacid dehydrogenase gives MKIVVLDGYTLNPGDQSWSGFERLGQVEVYDRTAPELAEERARDARIVLTNKTPVRAELLAKLPALEYIGVLATGYDIVDVRTAGERGVAVTNVPGYGTDSVAQSVFALLLELCQHAGLHDRSVKAGEWAGSPDFSYWKTPLTELSGKTLGIVGYGRIGEAVARIAHAFGMRVAAYKRHPDEAPPFEGFEWVSLPELLGKSDVVSLHCPLTPDTEELINRDSLARMKKSAFLINTARGRLIAEQDLADCLNAGGIAGAGLDVLSAEPPPADHPLLSAANCIITPHQAWATREARERLMAIAVSNLEAFLAGKTANRVV, from the coding sequence GTGAAAATCGTCGTGCTAGACGGCTATACCCTAAATCCTGGCGATCAGTCCTGGAGCGGCTTTGAACGTCTGGGCCAAGTTGAGGTATACGACCGGACGGCGCCGGAGCTCGCGGAGGAGCGGGCGCGCGATGCGCGCATCGTGCTGACGAACAAGACGCCGGTCCGTGCCGAGCTGCTGGCGAAGCTGCCTGCGCTCGAATATATCGGCGTACTGGCGACCGGTTACGATATCGTCGACGTCCGGACGGCTGGCGAGCGAGGCGTCGCCGTTACGAACGTGCCGGGATACGGGACGGATTCCGTCGCGCAATCCGTATTCGCCTTGCTCCTCGAGCTGTGCCAGCACGCGGGTCTGCACGATCGCTCCGTCAAGGCTGGAGAATGGGCGGGCAGCCCCGATTTCAGCTATTGGAAAACGCCGCTCACGGAGCTGAGCGGGAAGACGCTCGGAATCGTCGGCTACGGCCGCATCGGAGAAGCGGTTGCGCGCATTGCGCACGCCTTCGGCATGAGGGTCGCCGCGTACAAGCGTCATCCCGACGAGGCGCCTCCGTTCGAAGGCTTCGAGTGGGTATCCTTGCCCGAGCTGCTTGGAAAATCGGACGTGGTCAGCCTGCATTGCCCGCTCACGCCGGATACGGAAGAGCTCATCAATCGCGACAGTCTCGCGAGGATGAAGAAGTCAGCATTCCTGATCAACACGGCGCGCGGACGCTTGATCGCAGAGCAGGATCTCGCAGACTGCCTGAACGCCGGCGGCATCGCAGGCGCGGGGCTGGACGTATTGTCCGCGGAGCCGCCGCCAGCGGATCATCCGCTGCTGTCCGCCGCCAACTGCATCATTACGCCGCATCAAGCATGGGCGACGCGGGAAGCGCGAGAGCGGCTAATGGCGATCGCCGTCAGCAACCTGGAGGCGTTTTTGGCCGGGAAGACGGCGAATCGGGTCGTGTGA
- the zwf gene encoding glucose-6-phosphate dehydrogenase has protein sequence MEPTTFVLFGATGDLAKRKIYPALYNLFIRGKLPQAFSVVGLGRREWTDEVFQAAVERSLYQFSRTQPDDKEKLNAFLEAFRYSVLDIGREEDYRKLLALVESREKALRMPPNRLFYLSVGPEHFEPIADNIRASGLGSAEGWKRLVIEKPFGHDLQSARALNAKLSESFAEEEIFRIDHYLGKPVVQRLESLQQANPVIQALWTNRYIANVQITASESVGVEERAGYYDHVGAIRDMFQNHLLQLLMMAAIHLPYDSSSEKVRFKKKKIMEALVPVAKEDVGLHVVRGQYAEGSIGGQPVGGYKTEPGIGPDSMNDTFIAARLRIDNGDWRGVPFYIRTGKRMNKKSTRIVVEFKEPLKQAWSQTEDGVAPNLLVIEIGPGESITLRLNTKETGAHGGFKPIHIDLHSTPVDSPEAYENLIGDAMKGDSTFFAHWDEVEMSWEWVQPVLDAFAENTVPLRSYAAGSHGPAESDALLAEDGYHWWYDEQSEALPKSDDKEGAEYAYHANH, from the coding sequence ATGGAACCGACCACTTTTGTACTGTTCGGGGCGACAGGAGATCTGGCCAAGCGCAAAATCTATCCTGCCCTCTATAACTTGTTCATCCGCGGCAAGCTGCCGCAAGCCTTCTCCGTCGTCGGTCTAGGCAGAAGAGAATGGACCGATGAAGTATTCCAGGCTGCCGTCGAACGCTCGCTGTATCAGTTTTCGCGAACGCAGCCGGACGACAAGGAAAAGCTGAACGCCTTTTTGGAGGCTTTCCGATACAGCGTGCTCGATATCGGCCGCGAGGAGGACTACCGCAAGCTGCTGGCGCTCGTCGAATCCCGCGAAAAAGCGCTGCGCATGCCGCCGAACCGATTGTTCTATCTGTCAGTCGGTCCCGAGCACTTCGAGCCGATCGCCGACAACATTCGCGCGAGCGGGCTTGGCTCCGCCGAAGGCTGGAAACGCCTGGTCATCGAAAAGCCTTTCGGCCACGATCTGCAGTCCGCACGCGCTCTGAATGCGAAGCTGTCCGAATCGTTTGCCGAAGAAGAAATTTTTCGCATCGATCACTACCTCGGCAAGCCGGTCGTGCAGCGTCTCGAATCGCTGCAGCAGGCGAATCCGGTCATCCAGGCGCTCTGGACCAACCGGTATATCGCGAACGTACAGATCACGGCCAGCGAGTCGGTCGGCGTCGAAGAGCGTGCGGGCTACTACGATCACGTCGGCGCGATCCGCGACATGTTCCAGAACCATCTGCTTCAGCTGCTCATGATGGCGGCAATCCACCTGCCTTACGACAGTAGCTCCGAGAAGGTGCGTTTCAAGAAGAAAAAGATCATGGAAGCCTTGGTTCCCGTCGCGAAGGAAGACGTCGGCCTGCATGTCGTACGCGGTCAATACGCGGAAGGCAGCATCGGCGGACAACCGGTCGGAGGCTACAAGACCGAGCCGGGAATCGGGCCCGACTCCATGAACGACACGTTTATCGCAGCCAGATTGCGCATCGACAACGGCGATTGGCGCGGGGTGCCTTTCTACATCCGCACCGGCAAGCGCATGAACAAAAAATCGACGCGCATCGTCGTCGAATTCAAGGAGCCGCTGAAGCAAGCTTGGTCGCAAACGGAGGACGGCGTCGCGCCGAACCTGCTCGTTATCGAGATCGGTCCGGGCGAGAGCATCACGCTCAGGCTGAATACGAAGGAAACCGGCGCGCACGGCGGCTTCAAGCCGATTCATATCGATCTTCATTCGACGCCCGTCGATTCTCCCGAAGCTTACGAGAACTTGATCGGCGACGCCATGAAGGGCGATTCGACGTTCTTCGCGCATTGGGACGAGGTCGAAATGTCCTGGGAGTGGGTGCAGCCGGTGCTGGACGCATTCGCGGAAAATACGGTGCCGCTGCGCAGCTATGCAGCGGGCAGCCATGGTCCCGCCGAATCGGACGCTCTGCTCGCAGAAGACGGGTATCACTGGTGGTACGACGAACAATCCGAAGCCTTGCCTAAATCCGATGACAAAGAAGGAGCAGAATATGCCTATCACGCAAACCATTGA
- a CDS encoding LysR family transcriptional regulator, with protein MGNNYELYKVFYWAAKTGSLTQAAKALFLTQPSVSHAIKQLEESFGVSLFYRNSKGVELTQEGVVLYSYIEQSQILISLAEEKMAALKNLDSGELRIGGSDSLFKHYVLPYLEQFHERHPGVKLHLNHGTTPEVITFLKEGRIDLGVVRMPIVDPQLQVTESFQLQDCFVAGARYAELKNEVLTLDALLQYPIILFSRNSRARMTITEIFQNYGYSIKPEIEVGSVDLLIEFARRGLGISYVTREFVSRELEEGSLFEVAIDIPLPPSHVGLLTMRNMPLSSAAKAFIGLVK; from the coding sequence ATGGGTAACAATTACGAGCTGTACAAGGTGTTCTATTGGGCGGCCAAAACGGGGAGTTTGACGCAGGCGGCAAAGGCGCTGTTTTTGACGCAGCCCAGCGTGAGCCATGCCATCAAGCAGCTGGAGGAAAGCTTCGGCGTCTCGCTGTTTTACCGCAACTCCAAAGGCGTCGAACTGACGCAGGAAGGCGTCGTCCTGTATTCTTACATCGAGCAATCGCAAATTCTGATCTCGCTGGCGGAAGAAAAAATGGCCGCGCTCAAAAACCTGGACAGCGGCGAGCTCCGCATCGGCGGCAGCGACTCCCTGTTCAAGCATTACGTGCTGCCTTATTTGGAGCAGTTCCACGAGCGCCATCCCGGCGTCAAGCTGCACCTGAATCACGGCACGACGCCCGAGGTCATCACTTTCCTCAAAGAAGGACGCATCGATCTGGGCGTCGTCCGCATGCCGATCGTCGATCCGCAGCTGCAGGTGACAGAGAGCTTTCAGCTGCAGGATTGCTTTGTCGCCGGCGCCAGATATGCGGAGCTCAAAAACGAGGTGTTGACGCTTGACGCGCTGCTCCAGTATCCGATCATCCTGTTTTCGCGCAACAGCCGGGCACGGATGACGATCACGGAAATTTTCCAAAACTACGGCTACTCCATCAAGCCGGAGATCGAAGTCGGCAGCGTCGATCTGCTCATCGAATTCGCAAGACGGGGGCTGGGCATTTCCTATGTGACCCGAGAGTTCGTATCCAGGGAGCTCGAGGAAGGTTCGCTGTTCGAGGTGGCGATCGATATCCCGCTGCCGCCGTCCCATGTCGGATTGTTAACGATGCGAAATATGCCGCTGTCGAGCGCTGCGAAAGCTTTTATCGGATTGGTGAAGTAA
- the tkt gene encoding transketolase, with amino-acid sequence MTQTIEQLSVDTIRTLSIDAINAANSGHPGLPMGAAPMAYALWSEHLNHNPSNAKWFNRDRFVLSAGHGSALLYSLLHLFGYGVTIDDLQQFRKLNSRTPGHPEFGHTDGVDATTGPLGQGIAMAVGMAMAEAHLASKFNQTGFPVVDHHTYALVGDGCLMEGISYEAMSMAGHMKLGKLIVLYDSNDISLDGDLNLSFGENMQKRAESANWQYLRVEDGNDLAAITGAIAAAKAHGDQPTLIEIRTIIGYGSKSAGTHKVHGNPLGLEEAKATKQNYGWAYEEEFTVPEEVRAHFELLKRQGAAKEEAWQKLLSAYGEAHPALGQELAGAISGKVTLEDGDILSFDAAKSISTRVASGEAINHYVKKVPTIFGGSADLSHSTMTDIKGEPKFAVDSYAGRNVYFGVREHAMGAAGNGMALHGGVNAFVSTFFVFSDYLRPSIRLAALQKLPVVYVFTHDSIAVGEDGPTHEPVEHLAALRTIPGLTVIRPSDANETANAWAYALTQQEGPVALILSRQNLPTYEQTKANREQVAKGAYVLTETNAQPDLILIATGSEVSLAVNAKAELEKDDVSVRVVAMPSRELFDRQPDAYKQSVLPDAVTKRLSIEAGISLGWDRYVGKDGKVLSIDTFGASGAGGAVMEYFGFSTSNVVRIAKELL; translated from the coding sequence ATCACGCAAACCATTGAACAGTTGTCCGTCGATACGATCCGTACGCTCTCGATCGACGCCATCAACGCTGCTAACTCCGGTCACCCCGGCCTGCCGATGGGGGCGGCCCCGATGGCCTATGCCCTCTGGTCCGAGCATTTAAACCACAACCCGTCCAACGCCAAGTGGTTCAACCGCGACCGCTTCGTGCTGTCGGCCGGGCACGGCTCCGCGCTGCTGTACAGCTTGCTTCATCTGTTCGGCTACGGGGTAACGATCGACGACCTCCAGCAGTTCCGCAAGCTGAACAGCAGGACGCCGGGCCATCCCGAGTTCGGTCACACGGACGGCGTCGACGCGACGACAGGACCGCTCGGCCAGGGGATCGCGATGGCGGTCGGCATGGCGATGGCCGAAGCGCATCTCGCTTCGAAGTTCAATCAGACCGGCTTCCCCGTCGTCGACCACCATACGTACGCGCTCGTCGGAGACGGCTGCCTGATGGAAGGCATCTCGTACGAGGCGATGTCGATGGCCGGACACATGAAGCTGGGCAAGCTAATCGTGCTGTACGATTCCAACGATATCTCGCTCGACGGCGATCTGAATCTGAGCTTCGGCGAAAACATGCAAAAGCGCGCCGAATCAGCGAACTGGCAATATCTGCGCGTCGAAGACGGCAACGATCTGGCGGCGATAACGGGAGCCATCGCGGCTGCCAAAGCGCATGGCGATCAGCCGACGCTTATCGAGATCCGCACGATCATCGGCTACGGCAGCAAGTCGGCCGGCACGCATAAGGTGCACGGCAACCCGCTCGGCCTCGAAGAAGCGAAGGCGACCAAGCAGAACTACGGCTGGGCATACGAAGAAGAGTTCACCGTGCCGGAAGAGGTGCGCGCGCACTTCGAGCTGCTGAAGCGTCAAGGCGCCGCCAAGGAAGAGGCATGGCAAAAGCTGCTGTCCGCTTACGGCGAAGCGCACCCGGCGCTCGGTCAAGAGCTGGCCGGCGCGATTAGCGGCAAGGTAACGCTTGAGGACGGCGATATCCTGTCGTTCGACGCGGCCAAGTCGATCTCGACGCGGGTAGCGAGCGGCGAAGCGATCAACCACTACGTGAAAAAAGTGCCGACGATTTTCGGCGGCAGCGCGGACCTGTCGCATTCGACGATGACCGACATTAAGGGCGAGCCCAAGTTTGCGGTCGACTCGTACGCTGGCCGCAACGTGTACTTCGGCGTCCGCGAGCATGCGATGGGCGCGGCCGGCAACGGCATGGCGCTGCATGGCGGCGTCAATGCCTTTGTCAGCACGTTCTTCGTTTTCAGCGACTATCTGCGTCCGTCCATCAGACTTGCCGCGCTGCAGAAGCTGCCGGTCGTCTACGTATTCACGCACGATTCGATCGCCGTCGGCGAGGACGGTCCTACGCATGAGCCCGTCGAGCATCTGGCCGCGCTGCGCACGATTCCCGGCCTGACGGTCATCCGTCCGTCGGACGCCAACGAGACGGCGAACGCTTGGGCTTATGCGCTGACCCAGCAGGAAGGACCGGTCGCGCTGATTCTCAGCCGCCAAAATCTGCCGACGTACGAGCAGACGAAGGCGAACCGCGAGCAAGTGGCCAAGGGCGCTTACGTGCTGACCGAGACGAACGCGCAGCCTGACCTCATTCTGATCGCGACGGGCTCCGAAGTATCCTTGGCAGTCAACGCGAAGGCGGAGCTTGAGAAAGACGATGTCTCCGTACGCGTCGTGGCGATGCCGAGCCGCGAATTGTTCGACCGGCAGCCGGATGCATACAAGCAATCCGTACTGCCAGATGCCGTAACGAAGCGCTTGTCCATCGAAGCGGGAATCTCGCTCGGCTGGGACCGTTATGTCGGCAAGGACGGCAAGGTGCTGTCCATCGATACGTTCGGGGCATCGGGCGCCGGCGGCGCGGTCATGGAATACTTCGGCTTTTCAACATCCAATGTCGTGCGAATCGCCAAAGAACTGCTATAA
- the fsa gene encoding fructose-6-phosphate aldolase: MKFFIDTANLADIKKAYKIGVLSGVTTNPSLVAKEGVKFEDRIEEILKEVPEVESVSAEVTPDALTAEEMIAQANELIKINNNDKNITIKLPMTLAGLEACRYLTKKGVKTNVTLIFTVNQALLAARAGATYVSPFLGRLDDISEDGVLLVAKIAELFRIHNLDAQIIAASVRHPDHVTRVAMAGAHIATIPFSVIEQLTKHPLTEQGMEKFAADWKKAVQ, encoded by the coding sequence ATGAAATTTTTCATCGATACCGCGAACCTGGCCGACATCAAAAAAGCGTACAAGATCGGCGTTCTATCCGGCGTTACGACGAACCCTTCCCTGGTCGCCAAGGAAGGCGTCAAGTTCGAAGACCGCATTGAAGAGATCCTGAAGGAAGTGCCCGAAGTCGAATCGGTATCCGCCGAAGTAACGCCGGACGCCCTCACGGCTGAAGAAATGATCGCCCAAGCCAACGAGCTGATCAAGATCAACAACAACGACAAGAACATCACCATCAAGCTGCCGATGACGCTGGCCGGTCTCGAAGCTTGCCGCTACCTGACCAAGAAAGGCGTCAAGACGAACGTCACGTTGATTTTCACGGTCAACCAGGCACTGCTCGCCGCTCGGGCAGGCGCTACGTACGTATCTCCTTTCCTCGGCCGCCTGGACGACATCTCCGAAGACGGCGTCCTGCTCGTCGCGAAGATCGCGGAACTGTTCCGCATCCATAACCTGGACGCGCAGATCATCGCCGCTTCCGTGCGCCATCCGGACCACGTAACCCGTGTCGCCATGGCCGGCGCACATATCGCCACGATTCCGTTCTCGGTCATCGAGCAGCTTACCAAGCACCCGCTCACCGAGCAGGGGATGGAAAAGTTCGCGGCTGACTGGAAAAAAGCGGTCCAATAA
- a CDS encoding FHA domain-containing protein has translation MNTSPCLVVIRGYPFDEGTVLALERPNVVLGRKDAEWTPDIGFDNAYVSRKHAGIVCEKGICTLTDFGSKHGTTVNGNRLMPFKPVILRASDIVAFSKGSVCLAFSSRALEDTLELQLEREELLRPGTGKEDFALDPIRQALTVRNTTYPFTDKEYKCVELLLRKERRFVGKEEIARCVWPERTGKDGIPAAGSEEINSLLYRIRKKTGPVLSIENVRGKGFVLSLSSLAEKSV, from the coding sequence ATGAATACATCTCCCTGCCTCGTTGTCATTCGCGGCTACCCGTTCGACGAGGGCACCGTTCTGGCGCTCGAGCGGCCGAACGTCGTTTTAGGCCGCAAGGACGCCGAGTGGACGCCCGATATCGGTTTCGACAATGCCTATGTGTCCAGAAAGCATGCCGGGATCGTTTGCGAAAAAGGAATCTGCACATTGACGGACTTTGGCAGCAAGCACGGCACCACGGTAAACGGCAATCGACTGATGCCATTCAAACCCGTCATCCTGAGGGCATCCGACATCGTCGCCTTTTCCAAAGGCTCGGTTTGCCTGGCCTTTTCCAGCCGGGCGTTGGAAGATACGCTGGAGCTCCAGCTCGAACGCGAAGAACTGCTGCGTCCTGGCACCGGTAAGGAAGACTTCGCGCTTGATCCGATCAGGCAAGCGCTCACCGTTCGCAACACGACCTACCCGTTTACGGACAAAGAATACAAATGCGTCGAGCTGCTCCTGCGCAAGGAGCGGAGATTCGTCGGCAAAGAGGAAATCGCCCGCTGCGTATGGCCCGAACGAACCGGCAAGGACGGGATCCCGGCGGCCGGATCGGAAGAGATCAACTCTCTTCTGTACCGTATCCGCAAAAAAACGGGTCCCGTCCTCTCCATCGAAAACGTGCGCGGCAAAGGTTTCGTGCTCAGCCTTTCATCGCTTGCTGAAAAATCCGTTTGA
- a CDS encoding VOC family protein: protein MILKLSHVRLLAPNVHECFLFYRDIIGLEVRYGDETTPFAEFATGDVSFALETPMAEEPVEARPASMPFSGRDQVALVFRVADLDAVYENLQSKGVTFVQPPRDTPEWGHRVAYLRDPAGNILELNQGI, encoded by the coding sequence ATGATTTTGAAGCTCTCGCATGTTCGACTGCTGGCGCCGAATGTTCACGAATGCTTTTTGTTTTACCGCGATATCATCGGTCTTGAAGTGCGATACGGTGACGAGACGACGCCGTTTGCGGAGTTTGCGACGGGCGACGTCAGCTTCGCGCTCGAAACGCCGATGGCAGAGGAGCCGGTTGAAGCGAGGCCGGCTTCGATGCCGTTCAGCGGCCGCGATCAAGTCGCGCTCGTATTCCGAGTAGCAGATCTCGATGCTGTGTACGAGAATCTGCAGTCAAAAGGCGTTACGTTCGTTCAACCGCCTCGCGATACGCCGGAGTGGGGGCACCGCGTCGCTTATCTCCGGGATCCGGCGGGGAATATACTCGAGTTGAATCAAGGCATTTAA
- a CDS encoding MarR family winged helix-turn-helix transcriptional regulator: MENNQSNLMEQLFRIVILLRRYQHHLLREGAGGGDPLRGQGRVLSLLKLKPEITQKELSYLLDMRNQSLGELLGKLERNGYINRMPSEQDRRVMNVKLTEAGSLAAEEMEKQQENHNKLFECLSEEEQRTMGEYLDRLIGELERQLVGTEGQDGRDDDPGGGRGHHGHGFGPRGFDPRGRGIVGHPESGRGHGFDPNGGRHRRPTLRGDGWGIRPRPGRDSF, translated from the coding sequence ATGGAAAATAATCAATCGAATTTGATGGAGCAATTGTTCCGCATCGTCATTTTGCTGCGACGTTATCAACATCATTTGCTGAGAGAAGGTGCGGGCGGCGGCGATCCGCTGCGCGGGCAAGGACGCGTACTGTCGCTGCTCAAGTTGAAGCCGGAAATTACCCAAAAGGAGCTGTCGTATTTGCTGGATATGCGCAATCAATCGCTAGGTGAGCTGCTCGGCAAGCTGGAACGCAACGGGTATATTAACCGGATGCCTTCCGAGCAAGACCGAAGGGTGATGAACGTGAAGCTGACGGAAGCCGGTTCGCTGGCAGCGGAGGAAATGGAAAAGCAGCAGGAAAACCATAACAAGCTGTTCGAATGTCTTAGCGAGGAAGAGCAGCGGACGATGGGCGAATATCTGGACCGGTTGATCGGGGAGCTGGAGCGGCAATTAGTAGGAACGGAAGGTCAGGATGGACGAGACGATGATCCAGGGGGCGGGCGAGGACATCACGGGCATGGCTTCGGACCTCGCGGCTTCGATCCACGCGGAAGAGGCATCGTCGGTCATCCGGAAAGCGGAAGAGGACACGGCTTCGATCCGAATGGCGGCCGCCATCGCAGACCGACGCTTCGCGGCGATGGTTGGGGGATACGCCCTCGGCCTGGCCGGGATTCGTTTTAA